One genomic segment of Tindallia californiensis includes these proteins:
- a CDS encoding chloride channel protein, translating to HPILGGILTGILLFYLPDVGGTGTAMIQGMINGSFPIAFLCFLLVGKMLATSFTVASGGSAGLVIPSLFLGAITGNLLSSILVADAGLNASLVIAGMAASLASVANVPVAAAIMLIEMVGLQLGVPATLGSIIGYAIGHSRVIYGVTRPDQWQFEETTKWRTIDAVSDCH from the coding sequence CATCCTATTCTTGGTGGCATTTTAACAGGAATCCTTCTTTTTTATTTGCCTGACGTTGGAGGAACTGGAACGGCTATGATTCAAGGTATGATTAACGGAAGTTTTCCCATCGCTTTCTTGTGCTTTCTATTAGTAGGAAAAATGTTAGCCACTTCTTTCACCGTAGCGTCTGGCGGTAGTGCAGGATTAGTGATTCCTTCTTTATTTCTTGGTGCCATTACTGGTAATTTGCTTTCTTCAATTTTAGTTGCCGATGCCGGTCTTAATGCTTCTTTGGTAATTGCCGGTATGGCTGCCAGTCTAGCCAGTGTTGCCAATGTTCCTGTAGCGGCTGCCATCATGCTGATCGAAATGGTAGGTCTACAACTAGGTGTTCCTGCTACTCTCGGCAGTATTATTGGCTATGCTATTGGCCATAGTCGAGTTATTTATGGGGTCACTCGCCCGGATCAATGGCAGTTTGAAGAAACAACTAAATGGCGAACCATCGATGCTGTATCCGACTGTCACTAA
- a CDS encoding type II toxin-antitoxin system HicB family antitoxin yields the protein MSIKVTVLVQKEDNWYVAKCIENSVASQGKTIEESISNLREALELYYEDTTPKNINVPTFLTTMEIGL from the coding sequence ATGAGTATTAAAGTTACTGTCCTTGTTCAAAAAGAAGATAACTGGTATGTTGCTAAATGCATTGAAAATAGTGTTGCTTCGCAAGGTAAAACGATTGAAGAGTCAATTAGTAATTTGCGAGAAGCCCTTGAACTGTATTATGAAGATACTACCCCCAAAAATATTAATGTCCCTACTTTCTTGACTACCATGGAGATTGGATTATAA
- a CDS encoding type II toxin-antitoxin system HicA family toxin has product MGSKYPILSPNKIIKALEKIDFRKVSRKGSHAKYKKLGIPTRVVIIPMHDKVAKGTLKSNLEQADIPLDKFLNLL; this is encoded by the coding sequence ATGGGGTCTAAATATCCTATATTATCACCTAATAAAATTATTAAAGCTTTAGAAAAAATTGACTTTCGTAAAGTTTCTCGAAAAGGAAGCCATGCAAAATATAAGAAGTTAGGTATTCCTACAAGAGTAGTAATTATACCTATGCATGATAAAGTTGCAAAAGGGACCTTAAAAAGTAATTTAGAGCAAGCTGATATACCACTTGATAAATTCTTAAATCTTTTATAG